A stretch of DNA from Mucilaginibacter daejeonensis:
GGATGGATCGATGAAGGCGCAAATGGGGCTGCCTGACATGAAGTTGCCGATACAATATGCGTTGGGCTATCCCGAGCGGATCAAGAACGACTACAAACGCTTTGATTTCACCAATTATCCGAACCTGACCTTTGAAAAGCCCGATCTGGAAACCTTCCGCAATCTGGCCTTTGCCTATGAGGCCCTGCGCATTGGTGGTAACATGCCTTGCATAGTTAACGCGGCTAACGAGATCGCTGTGGAAGGCTTTTTGAATGATAAGGTGTCCTTTTTGGGCATGAGCGAAATAATTGGGTCATGCATGCAACAAATAGCCCCTATCAAGCATCCAACCCTTGCCGACTATTTGAATACTGATAAAGAAACACGCATCTTAGCGCAAAATTTAATTACGCGAACGCCGTTAAAGGCAGGTAGCGTTCAAGTTACACACGACGTACAACAACAATAATGGATATAGTGATCATGGCCGGCCAGTTGATACTGGGCCTTTCTATTTTGGTTATACTGCACGAGTTCGGGCATTTTATAGCCGCAAGGGCATTCGGCATTAAGGTAGAGAAGTTCTACCTGTTCTTTGACGCCTGGAACTTTAGCCTGTTCAAGTTCAACTACAGAGGCGTAGAATACGGCATGGGCTGGTTGCCTTTAGGCGGCTATGTGAAGATCGCCGGTATGATCGATGAATCGATGGATACCGAGCAAATGGCAGGCCCGCCACAACCATGGGAATTTCGGTCAAAACCGGCCTGGCAGCGTTTGATCGTGATGCTGGGTGGTATCGTGGTCAACATTATACTGGGTATCGTTATATTTTGGGTACTCACCATTAAATATGGCGAAAGCTATATTCCCAACGATAATTTGAGATACGGTATCGTACCGGGTAAGATCGGTCAGGGTATCGGCCTTAAAGCGGGCGATAAGATCACTAAAGTAAATGGTGTGAAAGTGGAGCGCTTTGAGGACCTGGTGAGTTCAAGAGTATTGATGGGCAACAGCACGCTTACCGTGCAACGCGGAGCGCAAACACTACAGATCAAGGTACCAGGTGGTATCCTGAACGATGTATCAGATCTGGGTATCGAGCAGTTCATCAGTCGCATGCCACGTACCACTTTCGCAGTTGATTCGGTAGTGGCTGGTAGTAATGCACAACGCGCGGGCCTTCGCCGTGGCGATAGCATTATAGCAGTTAACAATGTACCGATCCACTTTTACGATCAGTTCCAGACCGAGTTGCAAAAATACAAAGATAAAAAGGCCGACCTTACCGTAAAACGTGATGGCACTACCCTCCCACTGTCTACCGAGGTGAATAAGGACGGCATGCTCGGCTTTAAAGACGGCCGCTACGGCATCAAGGTCAAAACCGACCTTCCATCCGAAAAGACCTTAAAATTCGGTTTCTTTGGTTCATTACCAGTAGGCGCTTCGAAAGCCTGGGGTACCTTTAGCGACAATGCCAAGGGATTGGGCAAAGTTTTCACCGGTCAGGTAAAGGCCAACAAGGCCTTATCAAGCCCTATAGGCATCGCCCGCCTATTCGGTGCTGAGGTAGATTGGTTCAGGTTCTGGAGCCTTGTAGGCCTTCTGTCGATGGCTCTGGCGCTTATGAACCTATTGCCTATACCGGCTCTTGACGGTGGCCACGCGCTGTTTCTGATCATCGAAATGATCAAAGGCAAGCCTTTAAGCGATAAGTTCCTGGAGCGTGCGCAGATCGTTGGCTTTGTGGTGCTTGTTTCGCTGATGGTATTCGTTTTTGGAAGTGATATCATGAAGATCATGAAGAAGTAGTTCTCGGATCAATTACTGTATAATACAAAGGGCCTTCCATCGCGGAAGGCCTTTTTGCTTAACTAACTACTAATTTAGAACCAAAAGCACCATTAACGTTCGTATATGATCACCGGCGACCTGCGGTCGTAAGAGGATAATGATCCCTCCATTTCCCGGACCACTTTATTCCCGTCCATGATCCGTAATTTATATCGGGCCGAACCGTTCTCACCCACACAAGGATCAAAGTAACGAGCCCACACCTTGAAGGTACCTTTTGGTGCCGTGCCAGGAACCCAGTAAACGTTCTCATTACCACCTTCAGGGCAATCGCCGCAAAGGCAATCTACATCCATTTTACCATTTTGTGCACTGATGTTCTGGTAATTGATCACCGAACCGTTAGGCGTTTGCACATAAAGGTCAACGTCACTACCGTCGTTATTGGTGAATTGCAAATTGAAACGCGGGCTACCCGCCGACCCTTTGATCTTAGTGAAGCTATCCTCTGCATCTGGTCGGCATATTCCGGCCATGATCATGATACTGAACGCTGTAATGCCCACCGTGACCGGGGCTTTACCCAGTGTCCTTTGCTTTGACCACCAATACCAGGGCCTTATTTGTAAATACTGGGTAAGCTGCATGACCTTACAAAAATGCATGTGGAACGCATTAAAAGAATTGCCTACACAACGGAAAGTAAGCCAAGATTTGACGCATAAATAACCGTCAAAACACGGTGCTGCATGTTTGAGAACCGACAATGAATATTTTCGACTGTCGTTCAAGCAGATGCAAAAAAGGGCCTAATTACCGTGAAAACACGGAAAAATGAATGCGAGCGGTCTTATAGTTTTAGATAAAAATATATCTAACATGTCAGAACAACGAACCATCACATTTGAAGAAGCTAAAGCACTGTTTGACAACTACAAAGAGAACCCTGCCAATAAAGGGCAAACCCAACAGGTGTATTTTAAGTACGACGGGCTAATGGACTATCTGAACAGCATAGGCAAAAAGCTTGGTACCGATGACACGAGTAATTTGGGCATTAAGGTGTACTTTGGCCAGTATCCAGATGACCATCCCGACAAGGAAAAGCAGGGACGCCGTACCGTATTTTTTGTACCTTGCATAGCCATAGAAGAGAACGGAAAGATCATTGATCAGGATATCCTTACCGATGATGCTAAGAATAGGTTTGGCATCGACGTGGAGGCTTATAATCATGGTCAGGGCTGTCCTCCTTTTAACGGTACGGACCAGAGCGGTGAGCCGATCTGTACCGGATCGGGCTTTTGATCACAATTATTACTATTGATGGACCTGCCTTTATTCAATTGGATCGAGATACTGACCTGTTTGGTCAGTATCTTATATGCCAAACAACTATTCCGAACCAAGCTCTGGGTACTCACGCCCTACATGATCATGATCGTGATCGCCGAATTAAGAGGTAAATACCTGGCCGAACGTAAGCTTTATGTTGACAATGTGCATGTGTTCAATATATCCACAATTATAGAGTTCATGGCCTTTTATTACATGCTTTATCATCATGTAAAAAGTGAGACCTGGAAGAAGATCATCGCATGGACGGTCCCGGTGTACCTTGTCATCACTGCCATAAATCAAACAGTTGTTCAAGGTTTTGATAACCTGCATACTTACACGTTGGCACTCGGCGGCATATTTGTGATCATATTCATCTTCGTATATTTTTTTGAGGCCTTAAGCACTACCGAACCACGGATACTTACCCGTGAGCCTATGTTTTGGATATCTGTCGGTCTCTTCTTCTTCTACCTGGGCGATACCACCTACAATCTGGTACAGCCGTACATGGTGCGCGAGCACATGCAAAAGGAAGGCATGCATCTTTTCCGGTTGATCAATAATAATCTTATTATATTTGAGTACGCCTGTTTTAGTATCGGTATCATCATATGCGGCAACAGCAACCCTTCAGTATCGAAGCAACGATCATTGCCATAACGATCGTTTTTTTGATACTGGGTGTATTTGTGGTTATCATATTATTAGCCTTCCGCAAAAAACGGAACACGCACATTATCACCTACCGGCAGGAAATGCTCAAAACACGCCTGGAGGTACAGGAGCAAACACTTAATAACGTAAGCCAGGAGATACACGACAACATCGGCCAGGTGCTATCGTTCGTGAAACTCAATCTGGGGCTTACCAACGTGCCGTCGGACCAGTTGCAGCACAAGATGGCCGAAAGCCGCGAATTGGTAGCCCAGGCCATCAACGACCTCCGTGACCTGTCAAAGAGTTTAAGTGCCGAGCGGATCGCTCAACTGGGGTTGGTGAACGCCATAGAAGCATCGGCCGATCGGGTGAACCGTAGCGAACTGATCAATGTGCAAGTAAAGGTGACCGGGTCGCCCTACTCTCTTGGCGAACAAAATGAATTGGTGCTATTCCGCATCTTTCAGGAAACGCTTAACAACGCCATGAAACATGCCCGTGCTCATCATTTTAAGGTAGGCCTGCTATACAAGGATGACAGGCTTGACATGACCCTTACCGATGACGGACAAGGCTTTTCGGTTGATGAAAAGCTTGCCTCAGGCGGCGGTTCAGGCCTCAAGAATATTGAAAGCAGGGCGGCTCTCATAGGCGCCCATACTTCGATCAAAAGTACGCTGGGCGCTGGCTCAGTCATCAGCATAAGATTTCAACCTACTTCTCTTTCACCTAATGCCAACTGAAAATATCAATATCGTTCTGGTAGATGACCACCGACTGTTCAGAAGCGGGATCGCTTCGCTGATCCAAAGTATGCAAGGCTACACCGTGATGTACGAGGCCAGCAATGGTGTTGAGCTTGGCAACAAGCTAACGCCTAAAACAAGGCCCGACATCATACTGCTGGATATCAACATGCCACAGATGAATGGGATGGATACTGCAAAATGGCTAAAGGATAACCACCCTGATGTGAAAGTGATCGTGCTGTCGATGTTCGAGGATGCCGACAAGGTATTGGCTATGCTGAAATTGGGTGTAAAAGGATATTTGCTCAAGGATTCGGAACCGGCTGAATTTGCTCAGGCGCTTAACCGGGTGGCCAATAATGAAGTATATTATCCACCCTTTGTGACCCGGCACCTGGTGCACAGTTTCAACAACGAACCCGATAAGATCAAGCTTAACCAGCGAGAGTTGGAATTTTTGCGGCTGGCCGGATCAGAGCTTACCTATAAAGAGATCGCTGATCAAATGTGTGTGAGCGCACGTACGGTGGATGGTTACCGTGACCAGCTATTTGATAAGCTACAGATCAAAAGCCGGGTGGGCTTGGTGCTTTACGCGATCAAGAATAAGCTGATCGAGGTATAAGGTTTTGCTAAGTGGTGTATACGGCTCAGCCGTTATCTGTTGTGGGACGCCCCTCTCTTTTGAAAAGTATCCCTAAAAGCGCGGATACTGCGAATACCAGGATAGCCGATACCGCCAGTGACCGGAAAAAGCTGCCGATCGTCACGTGGCTACCTTCCTCAAAGGTACGCTGCATATTAGCCTCTTCCTCTGCCATTTTTTTTGCCGGTGTACCACTTGATGCCATGGCTTGTTTACGTGCCTCTATAAAGCTGGTATGCGCTTTTTGAGCAAGCTCCGGAGCTACATACCCTGAAAATACAGTAAGCCCATTGTTCCATACAAATGAGGATACGAAGAGCATGATGAAGATGCCCGTAATGGCTTGTTTAAGGTTCCAGAAACGCCCGATGTTGTTGCGCAATCTGCTGATGAAAAGCAAAGCGGCACCAAAGAATACGATGTAATAGACCGGATACAACACGATGAAGGTAATAATGGGCTTACCCGGTGCATAAGCCAGGTAGCACATCTTCAAAATATCGATGATCAGCATCAAAGCCCCGAACAACAGGCCCAATACCAGTCCGTTCTTTCTTACCGCGCCGTCCAGATCCCTCATCTATGTTTAAGCTTCGTCTTGGTTAAAGGTAACCAGTATAGCATATACGGTCATGTCAAAACCTTTGTCTACTGCATTTTGCGCTACCTCCTCCTCATCGCTGGTTCCAGGACGAGTGTTTTGGAAGAAGGTCATTATGGCATAGAACAGATCTTTAAGCTCTGCATCCTCAGAGATCTTGACCGCCACCTTTTTAACTTCTTCAGGAGTGCTCTCGATCAATATCTGATTGGCGATCACTGGCTCGTAGATCTGGTGCTCATCTTGGAACTCATCATCATCTACCAGCAGGAACTCGGTCAGGTAATCTTCCAATGATGGCTCTATAGCCTCATCACGGCACTCGTTCAAGTACAATAACAGGTTAAGCAGTTCGGTTCCGCGATCAAGCGTCTCGTCCTCGATCTGAGCCCATTCAGGTGAGTCAAGGTAATCCTCTTCCAAGCGGTTCACATCAGCGCTAAAGAAGTTGACCATCAACAGATCGAAGAAAACTTCGCGAAGCTCTTCTAGTTCGGCATGGTCATCAAAAAAAGCGTCAAGGGAACGGGCCTTGGTCAAAAAGTCGTCGTCGGCCTCAAATACAGTGATCAGCTGCTCGCTGAACTGCGCTTCGTTGATGGGAGTATGTTGGTTAAAAGCCTGTAAAGAAGCAGTTATCGCTTTTTTGATGGTAGGATCGATCATATGGTCGGATGTTTTAGATCAGTTGGTGAATACCTGTGCGTTGTTACAGGTTAACAATACTTTGCCTTTTAAGTTCTGGCCCATGAAAGGCGAGTTGGAGGATCTTGAACGGTTGGTATCCTTGTCCAGCGTCCAGCTGCCGTTCACATCGAACAGGGTCAGGTCAGCAGTTGCGCCTTCTTCTAACACTGGCTCAGCTATTTTCAGGATCTTACGTGGACCCACTGCCAGCTTCTCTACGATCAGCTCAACACCCAGTCCTGCCTGTATGGCAAGTGGTAACGCGGTCTGTAAACCGATGATGCCAAATGCGGCGATCTCGAACTCTACTTCTTTACATTCCTTTTCGTGAGGAGTGTGTTGCGATACGATGGCATCGATGGTACCGTCGTTCAAACCTTGTAACAACGCCTCAATATCAGAACTCGTACGCAGCGGTGGTTTTACTTTATACTGGCTGTCAAAACCCAGCAAAGCTTCGTCGGTAAGCACTAAATGATGTGCGGCTACGTCGCAGCTCACTTTTAGTCCTTTGGCTTTGGCATCGCGTATCAATTGTACCGACCGTGCAGTAGAAATGGTGCTGAAGTGAATGGCCGAATCGGTGTACTCTGCCAAGTAAAGATCGCGGGCTATCTGCAGTTCTTCGGCGAGGGACGGAATCCCCTTCATGCCTAACAGGGTACTGGTCACGCCTTCATTCACCTTGGCTTTACCGGCAATGGCCACATCCTCAGGATATGAAAAGATCAAAGCGCCGAAGCCGTGAGCATACAGCAGGGCACGTTCCATGAGCCCGGCATCTTTCACCGGCTTGTTACCATCGGTGAAGGCTTTGGCTCCGCTTAGGTACATGTCATACATCTCGGCCATGTCCTTGCCGGCACGATCTACTGATAAGGCACCCAGCGGGTAAACGTTCACCAGGTCACCTTTACTTTTATTCACCAGATATTCTACCTGGGTCTTTGAATGTACCGGAGGTTCGATATCGGGCATTAGGGCTACGCCGGTGAAACCGCCGGCAGCAGCTGCCTTTAACCCGGTATGAAGATCTTCTTTGGTCTCCTGACCTGGCTCGCCTATGTTGCAGTTCAGATCAACAAAGCCCGGCGAAAGATAGTGACCATTCGCTTCCACGACCTGTGTTTCGGCATCGGCGTCTAAGCTTTCAGCAATGGCCTTTACTATCCCATCAACGATCCATACATCAGCCTTTTTTTGATAGAAACTTGAACCCGGATATAAGATGGTGGCAGACCTGATAAGCAAATTCATGTAAAGGAGCTTTGTGTTTACGCGTTCTGTAAAAACGATCACCATGATGCCGCAGCCTGTTGCTTATCGGTTTTAAAGAACCGTAGCAGCAATATTTCGGCAGCTATAAAGATCAGGGCCAAAATTATACAAAGTTTCCATAATTGCAGTCCAAAATTTGTATCGGCTATCACATCCTGCAATGGCGCCTTGCCCGCCTGTATCACCGATCCGTTACCCGGCAGCAGTTGTTTCAGGTCGGCTTTGTTCATGTACGTCAGGTCTGACTCGGCCCTGCTACTGTTAAATGCCAACATGGCCACCAAACTATCCTGCTTTTTAAGTTGATAGTTACCTGGCTGCTGTACCTGATCAGCTATGTATAACAGCATATTTCCATCCTGCTGGCGAACCTCCGGGATGAGCGCCACATCTCCTTTGATCAGCTTCAGTAACTGCTTTTCATTCACTTGCACTGGCGGCACCTCTATGGAAACATTACTGCCAATAGTATAAGCCAAGGGCTGATCATGACCGCTCAGCAAGGCCATGCGATAAAGGATAGGTAACAATAACGCATGGCGGGGCAAATTGCTCATTCGCTCGTTAAGGGCCACGGCCGATACATATATGCTGCCGGCACCGCTTGGGTATCGGCCCCAAAAAGTGAGTCTACCTGGCAATTCCATCAAATTATTAGCCCGAACCGTTGAGCCACCACTTAACCTGAAATATTGGTGCACTAACGGAAGATCAGGGTTATGTGGTACATCTTCGAAAACGGTACGGAAGACCGGGTCATTCACATTGAGGGCACTCACACGGACATCTTCAGTGATCAACTTTTCTGGATAGGCCGCGCCTGCGGGTCGCAACAGTGCCTGGTAACTGGCCAGATCAGCGTCAGCAGGCGGGAACACCGATAACGTGCCGCCTTTAGCAACATATGCGCGTAATTGCTGAGCCAAACCGGCAGACACACTTTTAACGTTACTAAGCACCACTAACAGATAGCCGCCCAACCCTGCATAATTTACGTTACCATCGGTAGCGTTGACCGGCTTGAAAAAGGGGTCAGCCTCGTAAGCTGCCTGTAAGTATCTATCTACTTCTCCCCGATTGATCAGCAATACGGGCGATATTTCTTTCACATGGAACGTGAAGTAGAACTGGTCATCATAGGTCACCGGGGCATCCTGCAGTTGCACTTCGCCTTGCTGCCAACCCGCTTGAAGTCCTGAAAAGGTCAAGGTATCTGTCAAGGTAACGCCAGCCTTTACGTTGAAGCTCCCCAACGCTTTTTGTTGCCCGTTGATCACTAATTTTAGAGGGATGCGCTGCGCATCTTCTGATGAATAGTTATGCAGCTTTACTGCCAGCTTTTCGGTCTCTCCTGGGCGATGCACCGCGCTGATCAGCCATACGGAATCGACCGCAACATTAGGCACCGAATTGGGTATAACCTGAACCAGATCCAACCGTACACCAGGCGTTACCTTTAACGGCTTCGTTCCTGTGGCATTTTTTTGCAGGTCAGATATTATGTAGGTTGAGACCAGCCCGCTGTCACGTTGTTGCAAGGCGCCTTGTTGTCGGGTGATGATCTGTTGAAGCGTATGACTCTGAGTGCTTACCTTAACTGCATCTACCGCGTCATTGAACTCATTGCGATCAAGTAAGCGCTGATGCCCACCCTCCAGGTCCTGCGTTAAGAGCTGAAAACGATCGTTGATGGAATACGCCGACGCGATCTCTTTGGCCCTGCGCTTGGCCTCGTCAAGCAGGCTTCCCTCAGCATTGAGGGTTCGCATGGAATAAGAGTTATCGACAAAGATACTGACCACGCGCTGCTGACCGGCGCTTATGGTATTTTGATCAGGGATGTAAGGCCGGGCAAAAGCCAGTACCAGGAAAGCGAGCGCTCCTAACCGGCAGACAAGCACGATACGTTCGCGCAGGTTACGCCTCGACGACCGTTGCTCCTGAACCTCTTTTAGAAATTGTACGTTGCTGAAAAGAACCTTTTGATAACGCCTGAAATTGAAGAGATGAACAATGACCGGTATGGCCAACGCCGCAAGTGCGAACAAAAAAGCAGGGTATACAAAATGCATGCTACAGCGTTATCACAGCATGGTGCTGTAAACAAATATAGCCTTATGCATTTAACTTGCCAACTGTTGCGGGCCAACGCTCACCGATGCCGGAAGGCTAATAGTGAACGAACTTCCCTGTCCCGGAGTGCTCTCGATCAATAATTTGCCGTTCTGTTTTTTTACCAGGTCGCGTATCAGCATCAGGCCAAAACCACTTCCCTCTTCATTCTGGGTACCTTTACTGGTATAATAGTTCTCTTGGCTAATGCGGTCAATAATGTCCTTGGCCATCCCTATACCGGTATCGGTCACGGTGACATTGGTAGTAGTATCATCAGTATGACCATCGATAGTGATAGTGCCGCCTATCGGGGTAAATTTGATGGCATTGTTCAAAAGATT
This window harbors:
- a CDS encoding dihydroorotase is translated as MNLLIRSATILYPGSSFYQKKADVWIVDGIVKAIAESLDADAETQVVEANGHYLSPGFVDLNCNIGEPGQETKEDLHTGLKAAAAGGFTGVALMPDIEPPVHSKTQVEYLVNKSKGDLVNVYPLGALSVDRAGKDMAEMYDMYLSGAKAFTDGNKPVKDAGLMERALLYAHGFGALIFSYPEDVAIAGKAKVNEGVTSTLLGMKGIPSLAEELQIARDLYLAEYTDSAIHFSTISTARSVQLIRDAKAKGLKVSCDVAAHHLVLTDEALLGFDSQYKVKPPLRTSSDIEALLQGLNDGTIDAIVSQHTPHEKECKEVEFEIAAFGIIGLQTALPLAIQAGLGVELIVEKLAVGPRKILKIAEPVLEEGATADLTLFDVNGSWTLDKDTNRSRSSNSPFMGQNLKGKVLLTCNNAQVFTN
- a CDS encoding DUF4199 domain-containing protein; the encoded protein is MRDLDGAVRKNGLVLGLLFGALMLIIDILKMCYLAYAPGKPIITFIVLYPVYYIVFFGAALLFISRLRNNIGRFWNLKQAITGIFIMLFVSSFVWNNGLTVFSGYVAPELAQKAHTSFIEARKQAMASSGTPAKKMAEEEANMQRTFEEGSHVTIGSFFRSLAVSAILVFAVSALLGILFKREGRPTTDNG
- a CDS encoding response regulator transcription factor, coding for MPTENINIVLVDDHRLFRSGIASLIQSMQGYTVMYEASNGVELGNKLTPKTRPDIILLDINMPQMNGMDTAKWLKDNHPDVKVIVLSMFEDADKVLAMLKLGVKGYLLKDSEPAEFAQALNRVANNEVYYPPFVTRHLVHSFNNEPDKIKLNQRELEFLRLAGSELTYKEIADQMCVSARTVDGYRDQLFDKLQIKSRVGLVLYAIKNKLIEV
- the rseP gene encoding RIP metalloprotease RseP; this encodes MDIVIMAGQLILGLSILVILHEFGHFIAARAFGIKVEKFYLFFDAWNFSLFKFNYRGVEYGMGWLPLGGYVKIAGMIDESMDTEQMAGPPQPWEFRSKPAWQRLIVMLGGIVVNIILGIVIFWVLTIKYGESYIPNDNLRYGIVPGKIGQGIGLKAGDKITKVNGVKVERFEDLVSSRVLMGNSTLTVQRGAQTLQIKVPGGILNDVSDLGIEQFISRMPRTTFAVDSVVAGSNAQRAGLRRGDSIIAVNNVPIHFYDQFQTELQKYKDKKADLTVKRDGTTLPLSTEVNKDGMLGFKDGRYGIKVKTDLPSEKTLKFGFFGSLPVGASKAWGTFSDNAKGLGKVFTGQVKANKALSSPIGIARLFGAEVDWFRFWSLVGLLSMALALMNLLPIPALDGGHALFLIIEMIKGKPLSDKFLERAQIVGFVVLVSLMVFVFGSDIMKIMKK
- a CDS encoding BatA domain-containing protein; the encoded protein is MHFVYPAFLFALAALAIPVIVHLFNFRRYQKVLFSNVQFLKEVQEQRSSRRNLRERIVLVCRLGALAFLVLAFARPYIPDQNTISAGQQRVVSIFVDNSYSMRTLNAEGSLLDEAKRRAKEIASAYSINDRFQLLTQDLEGGHQRLLDRNEFNDAVDAVKVSTQSHTLQQIITRQQGALQQRDSGLVSTYIISDLQKNATGTKPLKVTPGVRLDLVQVIPNSVPNVAVDSVWLISAVHRPGETEKLAVKLHNYSSEDAQRIPLKLVINGQQKALGSFNVKAGVTLTDTLTFSGLQAGWQQGEVQLQDAPVTYDDQFYFTFHVKEISPVLLINRGEVDRYLQAAYEADPFFKPVNATDGNVNYAGLGGYLLVVLSNVKSVSAGLAQQLRAYVAKGGTLSVFPPADADLASYQALLRPAGAAYPEKLITEDVRVSALNVNDPVFRTVFEDVPHNPDLPLVHQYFRLSGGSTVRANNLMELPGRLTFWGRYPSGAGSIYVSAVALNERMSNLPRHALLLPILYRMALLSGHDQPLAYTIGSNVSIEVPPVQVNEKQLLKLIKGDVALIPEVRQQDGNMLLYIADQVQQPGNYQLKKQDSLVAMLAFNSSRAESDLTYMNKADLKQLLPGNGSVIQAGKAPLQDVIADTNFGLQLWKLCIILALIFIAAEILLLRFFKTDKQQAAASW
- a CDS encoding sensor histidine kinase codes for the protein MRQQQPFSIEATIIAITIVFLILGVFVVIILLAFRKKRNTHIITYRQEMLKTRLEVQEQTLNNVSQEIHDNIGQVLSFVKLNLGLTNVPSDQLQHKMAESRELVAQAINDLRDLSKSLSAERIAQLGLVNAIEASADRVNRSELINVQVKVTGSPYSLGEQNELVLFRIFQETLNNAMKHARAHHFKVGLLYKDDRLDMTLTDDGQGFSVDEKLASGGGSGLKNIESRAALIGAHTSIKSTLGAGSVISIRFQPTSLSPNAN